The Acidimicrobiales bacterium genome contains the following window.
AGGGCGTTCCGGCTTCAGGTCCTTCAATCCCATTACCGCTCGCCGCTCGAAGTCACCGAGGCTTCGCTGGCCGCGGCTGCCGCCGGCGTCGAGCGACTGGACGCTTTCGCGCGCGAGTTCTCGGGCTCGCGGGGGAGGCCGGCGGATCAGGAGGCGATGGGTCGTTTTCGGGATCGGATGGACGACGATCTCGACACGCCGGGCGCGGTCGCCATCGCATTCGACCTGATACGGGACGCGCGTGCGGCGGACGGGGAGCGGTCGACCGCCAAGGCGGCGGCGGTGTTCGAGATCTTCGAGCAGGCGCTCGGTCTGCCGCTGCGAGATGTAGTCGAGGAGGCGCCGGCCGAAGCGTTGGCGAAGGCGGCGGAGCGCGACCGGGCCAGGGCGGCGAAGGACTGGGCCCGGGCGGACGCCCTCCGGTCCGAGCTGCAGGCAGAAGGGTGGATTGTCGAGGACGGGCCTGACGGGACCACAATTCGCCGGTGAGCGAGTCGCATTTCGAAGCCGATTCCGAAGTTCACCTCGTCGATGGCCTCTGGAAGGCGTCGCTCGACCCCGGCTGGAACGTCGGCAACAACCCGAACGGCGGCTATCTCCTTGCGGTCGCTGTGCGGGCGATGCTCGCCGAGGCGGGCCGTCCCGATCCTCTGACGGTTACGGCGCACTACCTCTCGCCGCCGGCCGCCGGCGAGGTGGAGATCCGGACCGAGGTGTTCAAGCCGGGCAAGTCGATTGTCAACGTGATGGCGTCAGTGATTCAAGGTGACCGTGAACGGGTGCGGGTTCTAGGAGGGTTCGGGGATCTGGACAAGCGGCAAGGACCGAGCCGGATCAGCGCCCGCCCGCCGGACATACCTCCTCCAGACGAGTGCGTCAGTCTGGTGGAGTTGACTCATCAAGCCGGCCGGCAGATACCCGAGGTGATGAATCGTTTCGATCTGAGATTGCCGCCAGACAGCCCCTGGGGCCGGCCGGGGGAGGGCGACCCCTTCGAGATCACCGGTTGGATCCGGTTCAAGGACGGGACCGAACCGACTTCGCTGTCGGTGGTCGCGTTCGCCGACGCGTTTCCCCCCACCCTTCTCGGGGCGATCGAGGCGTCCGGATGGGTGCCAACTATCGAGATGACCGTTCACGTCCGGGGACGGCCGTCGCCGGGCTGGCTCCTAGGGACGTTCCGCACCCGGGTACTGGTCGACGGCCTGATGGAGGAGGACGGCGAGCTGTGGGACAGCGAGGGCTGCCCTGTTGCGCTCTCGAGGCAGCTGGCAACCGTCCTGGTTCGTTGAGTGAGAGCACCGGACGGCCGGGGGCGGGGTAGGGGCCCCGCCCTCCGGAGGAGCCTGGGGTTGGGGCCCCGGGCGGGCCGGTTTCACGGCCGGGGGCGGGGTAGGGGCCCGCTCCTCCGCCGACCAACCGGCTTGCCGCCGGGGTTCGGCAGCATCTGGATGGCGGTCGCGATCGACCTGATCGGGTTCGGGATCGTGTTGCCGATCCTGCCGATCTACGCCAAGCGCTTTCACATCAGCAGCTTCCGCGCGGCATTGCTGGTGGCGGCTTTCTCCGCCGCTAGCTTCGTGTTTTCCCCGGTGTGGGGCCGGGTCTCGGACCGCTTCGGCCGGAAGCCGGTCCTGTTGGTTTCGCTTGCGGGAACGGCGGTCGGCAGCCTTCTGACCGGTGTCGCCACCGGATTCGCGTTGTTGCTCGTCGGGCGGATCGTCGACGGCGCCTCTGGCGCGTCGGTATCGGTGGCGCAGGCCGCAGCGGCCGACCTGGCCACCCCTTCGCAGCGCGCCCGCTTGTTCGGCCTTCTCGGAGCGGCGTTCGGAGTGGGCTTCGTGGCCGGGCCCGCTCTCGGGGCGCTGGCCGCCTTGTGGGGACCGCGCGTGCCGTTTTATGTGGCCGCCGGGCTCGCCGCCCTGAACACTGTCGTCGCCTCCCGGCGGCTGCCGGAAACCCATGTCGTTCCCGCCGAAGAGCCGGCACCCGCGGTTGTCGGGGCTCCGGTGGTGTCGCCTGACAGTGGTGCCGGCCCTGTTGCCGTCGGTGGCGATCAAGGCCGGCGCGGATGGGCGGATCTGCTGGGTGGATCACCGGCGAGGCTCGTGCCGCTGCTCGGCGTCGCATTCGCGGCGGTTGTGGCCTTCTCGGCGTTCGAGGCGACGTTCGCGCTGTTCGGCCAGCGCCGGCTCGGCTTCGGGATAGCAAGCGCTGCGGCCGTGTTCACGGCCGTGGGCGCGGTGATTGTTGCTGTGCAGGTCGGCGCGGTTTCCAAGGTGGTGGCCCGCTTTGGCGAAGGAGGGACCCTCGTCGGGGGTTTGGGACTGAACGTTCTCGGCCTGGCCGTGCTGGCCGCCTCCCGCTCGTGGGCTGCCGCAGCCCCCGCCCTCCTGGCGTTGACGGTCGGGCAGGGCCTGGTTCAGACGACGATGGCCTCGGCTCTCGCCGGCCGGGCCGATCCAGGCGGGCGGGGGCGCGCCCTGGGCGCCCAACAGTCGGCCGGTGGGCTCGCCCGCGTCGTCGGGCCGGCCGCGGGCGGCGCCCTTCTCGGGGCTCACGCTGCCGGCTGGCCATACATCGCTGGCGCCGGGCTGACCCTGATCGCCTCCGCAGTCGCAGCCGTGACGGTGAAAACCGCTACATGAAACGTCGGCCGGCGAAATTTTGTCGGCCGAAACTTTGGCGGACCGAAAGTTGGCCGCCTGACAGCGTCCGACCAGCACTTTTACCTTCTGGGAAGTCGCGTAACGGAGCCTTTGCGCCATAGGTCACGTGACATAGGTGTTGCAGCCATGTTACCGTTGGGTAACTAAAGGCGGTCGGGAGGATTTCGATGGCTGATTTTTCGAATGCGCTGAACGAGGATCAGATTCAGCTTCAGAAGTGGGTCCACGATTTTGCGGAGAACGTGGTGCGCCCGGCCGCACACGAGTGGGACGAGCGGGAGGAAACCCCGTGGCCCATCATCGAGGAAGCCGCGAAGATCGGCCTGTACTCCCTCGACTTCGTCGCCAACATGTTCGGCGACTCGACCGGCATCTCGGTGCCGCTCGTGATGGAGGAGATGGCGTGGGGCGACGCCGGCATCGGCCTGGCGATCTTCGGCACCACCCTCGGCGTCGCTGGCATCTTCGCCAACGGCACCCCCGAGCAGATCGCCGAGTGGGTACCGCAGTGTTTCGGGACCCCCGACAAGATCGCCCTGGCGGCGTTCGCCGTATCGGAGGCAGACGCCGGCTCGGACGTGAGCTCGATGCGGACCCGTGCGGTTTACGACGAGAAGTCCGACGAGTGGGTGCTCAATGGCACCAAGACCTGGATCACCAACGGCGGCATCGCGGACATCCACGTGGTCGTCGCATCGGTCGACGCCGACCTGAAGGCCAGGGGCCAGGCGAGCTTCATCGTCCCGCCCGGAACCAAGGGCCTGTCGATGGGCCAGAAGTTCAAGAAGATGGGCATCCGGGCCTCGCACACCGCCGAGGTGGTCCTCGACGACGTCCGGATTCCCGGGCGGCTGCTGCTCGGCGGCAAGGAGAAGCTGGACGAGCGCCTCGCCCGCGCCCGTGAAGGCCGTACCGGTCAGCGGGGCCAGGCCGCGCTGGCGACCTTCGAGAGCACCCGGCCGGCGGTCGGGGCCCAGGCGGTCGGGATCGCCCGGGCGGCGTACGAGTACGCCCTCGAGTACGCCAAGGACCGCAAGCAGTTCGGCCGGGCCATCATCGAGAACCAGGCGATCGCCTTCAAGCTCGCCCAGATGCGGATGATGACCGATGCAGCGCGGTTGTTGGTCTGGAACGCCTCGTGGCGGGGCTCGAGTGGCACCGGCTTCGAAGCGGCCGAAGGCTCTCAGTCCAAGCTCTTCGCCGGCGAGACTGCCGTGAGCGTCACCAACGAAGCCATCCAGATCCTCGGCGGCGCCGGCTACATCCGGGAGCACCCGGTGGAGCGCTGGCACCGCGACGCGAAGATCTTCACCATCTTCGAGGGCA
Protein-coding sequences here:
- a CDS encoding thioesterase family protein codes for the protein MSESHFEADSEVHLVDGLWKASLDPGWNVGNNPNGGYLLAVAVRAMLAEAGRPDPLTVTAHYLSPPAAGEVEIRTEVFKPGKSIVNVMASVIQGDRERVRVLGGFGDLDKRQGPSRISARPPDIPPPDECVSLVELTHQAGRQIPEVMNRFDLRLPPDSPWGRPGEGDPFEITGWIRFKDGTEPTSLSVVAFADAFPPTLLGAIEASGWVPTIEMTVHVRGRPSPGWLLGTFRTRVLVDGLMEEDGELWDSEGCPVALSRQLATVLVR
- a CDS encoding MFS transporter — translated: MAVAIDLIGFGIVLPILPIYAKRFHISSFRAALLVAAFSAASFVFSPVWGRVSDRFGRKPVLLVSLAGTAVGSLLTGVATGFALLLVGRIVDGASGASVSVAQAAAADLATPSQRARLFGLLGAAFGVGFVAGPALGALAALWGPRVPFYVAAGLAALNTVVASRRLPETHVVPAEEPAPAVVGAPVVSPDSGAGPVAVGGDQGRRGWADLLGGSPARLVPLLGVAFAAVVAFSAFEATFALFGQRRLGFGIASAAAVFTAVGAVIVAVQVGAVSKVVARFGEGGTLVGGLGLNVLGLAVLAASRSWAAAAPALLALTVGQGLVQTTMASALAGRADPGGRGRALGAQQSAGGLARVVGPAAGGALLGAHAAGWPYIAGAGLTLIASAVAAVTVKTAT
- a CDS encoding acyl-CoA dehydrogenase family protein translates to MADFSNALNEDQIQLQKWVHDFAENVVRPAAHEWDEREETPWPIIEEAAKIGLYSLDFVANMFGDSTGISVPLVMEEMAWGDAGIGLAIFGTTLGVAGIFANGTPEQIAEWVPQCFGTPDKIALAAFAVSEADAGSDVSSMRTRAVYDEKSDEWVLNGTKTWITNGGIADIHVVVASVDADLKARGQASFIVPPGTKGLSMGQKFKKMGIRASHTAEVVLDDVRIPGRLLLGGKEKLDERLARAREGRTGQRGQAALATFESTRPAVGAQAVGIARAAYEYALEYAKDRKQFGRAIIENQAIAFKLAQMRMMTDAARLLVWNASWRGSSGTGFEAAEGSQSKLFAGETAVSVTNEAIQILGGAGYIREHPVERWHRDAKIFTIFEGTSEIQHLVIARAISGIHIN